TTCACCATAACGGCGCGGCAGGAAATGCTGGTAAAACTGCTGGAAGTGCAAGCTGCTTTCGGCGAAGAACTGATTTCGCAGGACGAAATCGACCTAATTAAACAGATTTGGACGGAAGATCTAATTAACACTTATTCAAGGAATAAAAATGAAGACGGAAACACGGGAACAGGTGGCTGATTTGCTGTTGTGGAGTGATGAAAATGCCCGAAACCTGATGAAGAAAATTGCTGCTGAGCATGGTGTATCGCCCGATGCCCTAGCTGATTTGGCAGCATGGGAGCGCGAGCAACAGGAACGGATCCGCAAACGCGGCATGACTGAAGCATTCGATGAAGTTTTTGAAAACAAGAAATATTGGGGTTGAATATGTGGATACATTCAATCAGACTGCTTAATTTCAAATCCTACAAAGAAGCGGCCTTTTCCTTTCCCGAACCGAAAAACGGGCAAAACATTGTTTTAATCGGCGCGATGAACGGGCACGGTAAAACCACTTTGTTGGAAGCAGTTTACCTTTGCTTATATGACACGGATGCGGTCAGTCATTTGCAGCGGGCAGGCTTGAATAGCAAAGATATCAATTATCCAAATTTTCTGCAGGCTGCGTTGCATCACAAAGCCGCGCCGCAATACGGCCGATACCGCATCGAGCTGGAAATTGAAATCCGCCAACGGCGGCAAGGTAAGATTTACGGCCTGAAAATCCGCCGGAAATGGCATTTCAATGAGAAAAGGCAGTTTGAACGCGAAAGCACCGAAACGCGGGCAGACGTGTTGGTTGACGACCGCTACCTGCCCGTCGATTTAGCCGAATTGGACAAATATCTCAACACTTACGCCCTGCCGTTCGATTATGCGCCGTTTTTCTTTTTTGACGGCGAAAAAATCGTGCAGGCTGCCGAACGCAGCGGCACGGGCATGTGGCTCAACACTGCCCTGAAAGGCCTGCTGGGAGTAACCCTGCTGACACGGCTTGCGGCTAGTCTTGGCGATTACCGCAAACGCTGCATTTCCGAAAATGCAGGTCAAAAAATGCAGGAAGATTTGGAAAGAGCCGAAAACGCGTTGGCATCTGCTCAAGCCCAATACGATGTGTTTCGTGAGGAGTGGGAAAAAATGCAACAGGAATGGGCTCATTGGGATTCGGAAAGAAGCAGGCTGCAACAGCAGCTAGGTGGTGGTAGCGACATTCGGACTTCGCAGGATTTGCTGATGCAGCGTGAACGGCTGGAAAAGGAAATGGACGACTTCAATGCGAAGATCAAAGCGGCGGTTAAAGCCATGCCTTTGGCCTTCCTGCCGTCAGACGGCTTAAACGTGCTAAAAGGCAAACTCGAACGTGAAGCAAACCGCCTGCACCACGAAGCCGGCAGGGAACAGATTGCGGGACGGGTAAACGATTTTTGGAGTGCGTTTGTCGGCAGCGGCAAAGTCAAAGAAGTATTGGGGCGTTCGGCTTGCGCCATTTTGGAAGACCCGCTGATGAAGGAAGCTGTGGCCGAATGCTGGAACGAATTGTTCTACCCGCTGCCTGAAAATTGCGCCGAAACTATCGAACACAACTATCTCTCGAAAAACGCCCATGCTGAAATCCAAAACGAAATCAGCCGCCTACAGGGTATGCCGCAAGGCAGGATAGGCAGCCTGCTGGCCGATATCGAACAGCGGCGGAGCGAACAAAAACAAGTCTTGGAAGAATTGGAGCTGCTAAAAGGCAGTAACAAAGACGAACTGGTGGAACAGCTCAAACAGGCGAACAAGCAGGCCGATATACTGAAAGAACGTTCGGGCAGCCTGAAAAGCAACGTGTTGCAAAAAGAGAAAGAATGCCAGCGCAGGAAGGATGAAGTCAGCAAACTGCAAGACAAAATCAGCGACAGCAACCCGCTGATGGTGAAGTCACGCCGTGCGGGGCAGGTGGAAAAAGTCATTGCCGCATTGACCGATGCGCTGACGCGGCAGAAGGCGGACGAAATCGGTGAAACCGCTACCCGCATCAACCGCGCCATTTCGCATGATAATCGCATCCACAAAATCAGCATCGAAGCAGACGGCAGGATGGGTTTGTACGGCAGCAGCGGCAGGGAAGCGCAGGTCGATTTGTCGGCCGGACAAATGCAGATCCTAATTATGTCGCTGGTGTCGGCATTGGCGGAAGTTACCCGCTATCCCGCCCCCTTCGTTATCGATACCCCGCTGGCACGTTTGGACGAAGGTCACCGCGAAGGTTTATTCAGACATTGGAGTGGGCTGGAACAGCAAGTGATTTTGCTGTCGCAGGACACCGAAATCACTCCCGAAGTGTACCGCCGTCTCGACCCGCATATCGGCCGCACATATCTGGTGGAAGCCGAATCGCTGGACAGCGCAGGCGCATGTTCGCGCGTAACCGCTGATGTTTATTTCGAATAATGAAAGGAACAACACATGTATCTGCTGCCAGACAACCGCCAGTGGGACTCCGACTATTTCCATACCTTGATTAGCGACAAACACATTATTTCCAGCAGTGAAGCTAAAGTCATACGCGAAAAACTCACCCATGCGAGTGCGCTACCGCATCTGGACAACAACTACGACTGGGCGACACTCTGTATAGGCTATTGCTTTGCCAAAGGATGGGCGCAACAGCCGGAAAAATTGACCGCTGCCCCCGATACCAAAGGCATCGATATCCCGTCTTTCCAAACCTGCTTTCAAGACCATTGCGGCTGTGGCTCGCCCTACTGAGCGAGACCCTGTTCCACATCAGGCAGGGTAAACCGGCGGGAAAAGATGATTTGTATAAACTGATTGCCGACCTGTGGCATACCGGCGCGCTTGGTTTGCATGCGTTTTGGGAACGTTGCAGACAATTCAAACCTGATGACGATTTGGCGCAACGGCAGGCCTTTTTGAACGAATTGGCCGAATTGGCAGTTAAAAACAGCAGAGGACGGCAAAGCATGGGGAAAAATTCTTTTTCAGACAGCCTTCA
Above is a window of Neisseria sp. Marseille-Q6792 DNA encoding:
- a CDS encoding DNA modification system-associated small protein, with the protein product MKTETREQVADLLLWSDENARNLMKKIAAEHGVSPDALADLAAWEREQQERIRKRGMTEAFDEVFENKKYWG
- a CDS encoding AAA family ATPase translates to MWIHSIRLLNFKSYKEAAFSFPEPKNGQNIVLIGAMNGHGKTTLLEAVYLCLYDTDAVSHLQRAGLNSKDINYPNFLQAALHHKAAPQYGRYRIELEIEIRQRRQGKIYGLKIRRKWHFNEKRQFERESTETRADVLVDDRYLPVDLAELDKYLNTYALPFDYAPFFFFDGEKIVQAAERSGTGMWLNTALKGLLGVTLLTRLAASLGDYRKRCISENAGQKMQEDLERAENALASAQAQYDVFREEWEKMQQEWAHWDSERSRLQQQLGGGSDIRTSQDLLMQRERLEKEMDDFNAKIKAAVKAMPLAFLPSDGLNVLKGKLEREANRLHHEAGREQIAGRVNDFWSAFVGSGKVKEVLGRSACAILEDPLMKEAVAECWNELFYPLPENCAETIEHNYLSKNAHAEIQNEISRLQGMPQGRIGSLLADIEQRRSEQKQVLEELELLKGSNKDELVEQLKQANKQADILKERSGSLKSNVLQKEKECQRRKDEVSKLQDKISDSNPLMVKSRRAGQVEKVIAALTDALTRQKADEIGETATRINRAISHDNRIHKISIEADGRMGLYGSSGREAQVDLSAGQMQILIMSLVSALAEVTRYPAPFVIDTPLARLDEGHREGLFRHWSGLEQQVILLSQDTEITPEVYRRLDPHIGRTYLVEAESLDSAGACSRVTADVYFE